The Metabacillus litoralis genome contains a region encoding:
- a CDS encoding response regulator transcription factor has product MHLKTILIVDDEPRTRLGLQKNLNAWANGNYDVLTASNGEEAIGIMTNQRVHILITDIQMPEITGLELLKIAKEQDIHPVIIVISAYSEFKYAQEALRLGVINYLLKPISKKALIEAVEDAVQTVDKQERAGMIEKVVDKKLVTADTQNSTNPEAIREAIEYINQNLKNELSQKEVADHVHLNPSYLSVLFKEHVKLTFSEYVTRRRIQRAKELLISTHLPIYDIAEESGYKTPKYFIKIFKEIEGMTPSAYRKNNNERAF; this is encoded by the coding sequence ATTCATTTAAAGACAATTCTAATTGTGGATGACGAACCTAGAACACGTCTTGGGCTACAGAAAAATTTAAATGCTTGGGCAAATGGAAACTATGATGTGTTAACAGCTTCTAACGGGGAAGAGGCAATTGGGATTATGACAAATCAACGGGTTCATATTCTTATTACCGATATCCAAATGCCAGAGATAACGGGCTTAGAATTACTTAAAATCGCAAAAGAACAGGATATCCATCCTGTTATCATTGTGATTTCAGCGTATTCTGAATTTAAATATGCCCAGGAAGCTCTTCGTTTAGGGGTTATTAATTATCTGCTAAAACCAATTAGTAAAAAAGCTTTAATTGAGGCTGTTGAGGATGCTGTACAGACAGTTGATAAGCAGGAGCGAGCAGGAATGATTGAAAAGGTAGTGGATAAAAAGCTTGTTACTGCAGATACTCAAAACTCAACAAATCCTGAAGCAATCAGGGAGGCAATTGAGTATATCAATCAAAACTTGAAAAATGAATTATCTCAAAAGGAAGTAGCGGATCATGTTCATTTAAATCCAAGCTATTTGAGTGTTTTGTTTAAAGAGCATGTTAAGCTCACATTTAGTGAATATGTCACGAGAAGAAGAATTCAACGAGCAAAGGAACTGTTGATTTCTACCCATTTACCTATCTATGATATTGCGGAAGAATCTGGTTATAAAACCCCAAAATACTTTATTAAGATATTCAAGGAAATAGAAGGTATGACACCCAGTGCATACCGAAAAAACAACAATGAAAGGGCTTTCTAA
- a CDS encoding carbohydrate ABC transporter permease, with translation MSNVLNETQKNTTLSANYKTNKSLGRRIGYGVLYLILGIIAIVQVYPLVWLFMFSLKTNQEVFGMSPFALPQDPQWGNYVKAWTTGNIDVYFFNSVLYTILAVIITVILASFVTFAITRMYWKLSGLVLGLFMAGYMIPLHSTLIPLFNIFKSVNLIDNPIAIILSYVAFNLPITIMILTGFYRSIPREIEEAAVMDGCSIHRIFFQITLPMTVPVLSTTVIINMIYNWNEFVFVNTFLSSDKWKTITVGVNNFVGQYLTDWGAIGATLMISIIPVLIAYFILSDRIVEGIAAGSVKG, from the coding sequence ATGTCAAATGTTTTAAATGAAACACAAAAAAATACGACCCTATCTGCTAATTATAAAACAAATAAATCACTTGGAAGAAGAATTGGATATGGAGTTCTTTACTTAATTCTAGGGATCATTGCAATAGTCCAAGTGTATCCGTTAGTCTGGTTATTTATGTTTTCACTAAAAACCAATCAAGAGGTATTTGGCATGTCCCCTTTTGCACTACCACAAGATCCACAATGGGGAAACTATGTTAAGGCTTGGACAACAGGTAATATCGATGTCTACTTTTTTAATAGTGTACTATACACAATATTAGCCGTTATTATCACAGTTATTCTTGCTAGTTTTGTAACATTTGCTATTACAAGAATGTATTGGAAACTAAGTGGATTAGTGCTTGGTTTGTTTATGGCGGGATATATGATTCCGCTACATTCAACATTAATTCCATTATTTAATATCTTTAAATCAGTTAATCTAATTGATAATCCAATTGCAATTATTTTGTCGTATGTAGCGTTTAATTTACCAATTACAATCATGATCTTAACAGGTTTTTATAGATCAATTCCAAGGGAGATTGAAGAAGCAGCTGTTATGGATGGATGCTCTATTCATAGAATCTTCTTCCAAATCACACTTCCAATGACGGTGCCTGTTCTTTCAACAACTGTCATTATTAACATGATTTACAACTGGAACGAATTTGTATTCGTAAATACCTTCTTAAGCTCTGATAAATGGAAAACCATTACAGTTGGGGTAAACAACTTTGTTGGGCAATATTTAACAGATTGGGGAGCAATTGGTGCAACATTAATGATTAGTATTATCCCAGTATTAATTGCTTATTTCATTTTAAGTGATCGAATTGTTGAAGGAATTGCAGCAGGTTCAGTAAAAGGGTAA
- a CDS encoding extracellular solute-binding protein, producing the protein MSVLMLVSLALAGCSSSSSSEEGGSGSADEKKVIKFMHLWPEGSSNAQFSIVKDIITEYESEHDVKIETEILNPDQYREKLKVLASSNELPDIGMTWSDGFIQPYVEGDMLAPLDDIVESSNLKDAFIPGVKESYAVDGKTYGLPLELNISYVFYNKEIFEKYNLEVPKTFEEYKNVVKTLADNGVTPATVGAKDGWPASFWFMYMADRIGGSTILTDVIDGKAKFDDPSIVKAAEEIQNLVDMGGFVKGASALSNDDAKGYFMNEQAAMFLTATWELPNYTTSPDVTQEFKDKIGYFKFPTYEGGKGTEINSYVGGPGVGLFVAKDSKVQEEAKDFTAFLVEKWGEKAVTDAGVIPATKVDTSSLDLAPMYIDILKDLSEASNVTTYFDTQSSPAVSELHHDLVTALFGKQVTPEEFVKQHADELAKEQK; encoded by the coding sequence ATGTCTGTTCTTATGCTTGTTTCTTTAGCACTTGCAGGTTGTTCTTCCTCAAGTTCTTCAGAAGAAGGTGGTAGTGGTAGTGCAGATGAAAAGAAAGTAATTAAATTTATGCATTTATGGCCTGAAGGAAGTTCAAATGCTCAGTTTTCAATTGTAAAAGATATTATTACTGAATATGAAAGTGAACATGACGTTAAAATTGAAACAGAAATTTTAAACCCTGATCAATACAGAGAAAAGCTTAAAGTTCTTGCTTCATCAAATGAGTTACCAGATATCGGTATGACTTGGTCTGATGGATTCATTCAACCTTATGTTGAAGGTGATATGTTAGCTCCACTAGACGATATCGTTGAAAGCAGCAATCTTAAAGATGCTTTTATCCCAGGTGTAAAGGAATCATACGCAGTTGACGGAAAAACTTATGGTCTTCCTTTAGAATTAAATATTTCATATGTTTTCTATAACAAGGAAATCTTTGAAAAGTACAACCTAGAAGTTCCAAAAACTTTCGAAGAATACAAGAATGTTGTAAAAACATTAGCTGATAATGGAGTTACTCCTGCTACTGTAGGTGCAAAAGATGGTTGGCCAGCATCATTCTGGTTTATGTACATGGCAGACCGCATTGGTGGTTCTACAATCTTAACTGATGTTATTGATGGAAAAGCGAAATTTGATGATCCTTCAATTGTTAAAGCAGCAGAAGAAATTCAAAATCTTGTAGATATGGGTGGATTCGTAAAAGGTGCTAGTGCGTTATCAAATGATGATGCAAAAGGTTATTTCATGAACGAACAAGCAGCAATGTTCTTAACAGCTACTTGGGAATTACCAAACTATACAACTAGTCCAGATGTCACACAAGAGTTTAAGGATAAAATCGGTTACTTTAAGTTCCCAACTTATGAAGGTGGTAAAGGAACTGAGATTAATAGCTATGTAGGTGGTCCTGGTGTTGGATTATTCGTAGCGAAAGATTCAAAGGTTCAAGAAGAAGCTAAAGATTTCACTGCATTCTTAGTTGAAAAATGGGGAGAAAAAGCTGTAACAGATGCTGGTGTTATTCCTGCAACAAAAGTTGATACATCTAGTTTAGATCTTGCTCCAATGTATATTGACATCTTAAAAGATTTAAGTGAAGCATCAAATGTTACAACTTATTTTGATACTCAATCAAGCCCAGCTGTATCTGAACTACACCATGATTTAGTAACTGCTCTATTTGGAAAACAAGTAACTCCGGAAGAATTTGTTAAACAACATGCAGATGAGCTTGCAAAAGAGCAAAAATAA
- a CDS encoding carbohydrate ABC transporter permease yields the protein MKNVMSNKLVISLYVLPALLLILLLIYIPIVLTGYYGLMDWNGIGDMTFIGLENYIELVKDKMFWQSTWHSILLGIFSTISLVGYLILSLILASKIKGANFLRKIYLIPMLLSSVAIGQLWAKMFDPTNGMINRLLVMLGVDNPPVWLADANIVLYALFIPIVWQYAGFYIIIFYAALKNVPEELIEAAKIDGATPIQIAYKIKVPLISGVIKVMVILAIVGSLKYFDLIFVLTGGGPNGASEVMASYMYKEAFSKYNFGYGSAIGFGLLIICLVMTWLIQKLLSSKEDIY from the coding sequence ATGAAAAATGTAATGTCGAACAAACTAGTAATCAGCCTTTATGTACTTCCTGCTTTGCTGCTTATTCTTCTATTAATTTATATCCCAATTGTTTTAACTGGCTATTATGGTCTTATGGACTGGAACGGCATAGGTGATATGACTTTTATTGGTTTAGAAAACTATATTGAATTAGTAAAAGATAAAATGTTCTGGCAAAGTACATGGCATTCTATTTTACTAGGAATCTTCTCGACTATTAGTCTTGTTGGGTATTTAATTTTATCGCTTATTTTAGCAAGTAAAATTAAAGGAGCTAACTTTTTAAGAAAGATCTACCTTATTCCAATGTTATTATCTTCTGTTGCAATTGGTCAATTATGGGCAAAAATGTTTGATCCAACAAATGGAATGATTAACAGATTATTAGTCATGCTAGGTGTAGATAATCCACCAGTTTGGTTAGCGGATGCGAACATTGTTTTATATGCACTCTTTATTCCAATAGTTTGGCAATATGCTGGGTTTTATATCATTATCTTCTATGCAGCATTGAAAAACGTACCAGAAGAACTTATAGAAGCGGCTAAAATTGATGGAGCTACACCAATTCAAATTGCTTATAAAATCAAGGTGCCTTTAATTTCAGGTGTTATTAAGGTAATGGTCATTTTAGCAATCGTTGGTTCTTTAAAATACTTTGATTTAATCTTTGTTTTAACTGGCGGTGGACCAAACGGTGCCAGTGAGGTTATGGCATCTTATATGTATAAGGAAGCATTTAGTAAATATAACTTTGGTTACGGAAGTGCAATTGGATTTGGATTATTAATTATCTGTCTTGTGATGACATGGTTGATTCAAAAATTACTTTCTTCAAAAGAAGATATATACTAG